In Cercospora beticola chromosome 3, complete sequence, the following proteins share a genomic window:
- a CDS encoding uncharacterized protein (antiSMASH:Cluster_5~SMCOG1122:ATP-dependent RNA helicase), with translation MNGLYKRYIPPKTTSAAQAAPSLPTPPPTTSKPIPEFESEKKRKRERSEEEVAERKAKKLRKKGIDPATIQHVETAKQPEPQKLEPAKGKGSPSKPVPQPTEEEIKATRAAAEARGDFSHVTNKKKRHKLEAQARKAGIRVAGKIDAPKEQESQHEHAPVDTKEVAGAAELEVSVDVPKDVPAQTEQSEPAKNSDAQDPSAESVPQPTQKRRHKLEAVIAGGLETVQDGESPDKDEDRRSKKHDTVLGKFKKSAKRSPVPEEPEKASNKPELATVDRLEIPDAAPDDFVSDKESEQPDWLRKPTLVDSRVGKKPWAELKLDPLTCDRLTKLTFEGALPIQQALVPLLMPPGVPGAVYLPGSEKVLPDVVVSAPTGSGKTVSYLLPITEALRRATSVPAQQGKLSAVIVVPTQELVTQVAAVAESLGKGSKIKVGQSNSKHSLREEQRKLVKQGKYYDSAEYDRYMAIADLGQPQNCPDDERSPEYAAWLEASQPDPRTEHLIETMLEPSWPKGFVPTHESLVNIFVTTPQRLQDHLEETQGFTLEHLTWLVLDEADRMLDNQHRSFLELLNRETSRELHVFRDYSGKEPLAARPPRLRKVVLSATIPSDVKVEYAFQLRFPKLVIERAAETQADSGAEAYPKRANASGDVQITGEQLELPQNLGEFVVPVGDGSEKPLVAIELLKSRILKDIPTNLGQAKNKATDAVDPDDASSDSDSDDTDDISSVSSSASDSTLESDSDSDSSSGDEPTETRTKKTPKETDLSIQGASITTPSKSSAPTVLIFTSSTESANRLTHLLKALVPSWKPYITTILKRQPRHTKLKPSDPALIISTDRAGRGLDGFMGRMFTHVIQYDVPRSLTDYVHRVGRTARAGRSGEAWTLLTHKQAGWFKEEIVRSEVLVRSVGVEEVKMARADEGVREAYQQALESMREAVEGGQGRK, from the coding sequence ATGAACGGATTGTATAAGCGGTACATACCGCCAAAGACCACTTCGGCTGCTCAAGCGGCACCCTCGCTCCCTACACCTCCGCCGACGACATCAAAGCCGATTCCCGAATTCGAAagtgagaagaagcgcaagcgagAAAGGTCTGAAGAAGAGGTAGCAGAGCGCAAGGCGAAAAAGCTGCGGAAGAAGGGGATAGACCCAGCGACGATACAGCATGTCGAGACCGCGAAGCAGCCTGAGCCACAAAAGCTAGAGCCAGCGAAGGGCAAAGGATCTCCCTCAAAACCTGTGCCACAGCCGACAGAGGAAGAAATAAAGGCTAcacgcgctgcagcagaagcgcgaGGTGACTTCTCGCACGTCacaaacaagaagaagcgacaCAAATTGGAAGCCCAGGCACGGAAAGCAGGAATACGGGTGGCCGGAAAGATTGATGCGCCGAAAGAGCAGGAGTCGCAACATGAGCATGCTCCTGTGGATACAAAGGAGGTGGCTGGAGCAGCAGAATTGGAGGTCAGTGTAGATGTTCCGAAAGATGTACCTGCGCAGACAGAACAGAGTGAGCCAGCAAAAAATTCGGATGCTCAAGATCCTTCAGCTGAAAGCGTCCCTCAACCGACACAGAAGAGACGACACAAGCTAGAGGCTGTCATTGCTGGAGGTCTCGAGACCGTGCAGGATGGAGAATCGCCTGATAAAGACGAAGATCGCCGTTCAAAGAAGCATGACACTGTGCTGGGGAAATTCAAGAAATCAGCAAAGCGATCGCCAGTGCCTGAAGAGCCAGAGAAGGCTTCTAATAAGCCTGAGCTGGCCACTGTGGATCGGCTTGAGATACCTGATGCTGCGCCGGATGACTTCGTGTCGGACAAGGAGTCTGAGCAGCCTGATTGGTTAAGGAAACCTACACTTGTGGATTCGAGAGTGGGCAAGAAGCCATGGGCAGAGCTCAAACTTGACCCGCTTACCTGTGACCGCTTAACGAAGCTCACCTTCGAGGGCGCACTGCCAATACAACAAGCATTAGTCCCGCTACTCATGCCTCCTGGTGTTCCGGGTGCAGTATATCTGCCAGGCTCAGAGAAGGTTTTGCCTGATGTTGTCGTAAGTGCACCTACGGGGAGTGGTAAGACGGTTTCCTACCTTCTTCCGATTACCGAAGCTCTCCGTCGCGCTACTTCTGTTCCTGCTCAGCAAGGTAAATTGAGCGCCGTAATTGTTGTGCCGACCCAAGAATTGGTGACCCAAGTTGCTGCAGTCGCCGAGTCCTTAGGCAAAGGCAGCAAGATCAAAGTGGGACAATCGAATAGCAAGCACAGTCTGCGCGAGGAACAAAGGAAGCTGGTGAAGCAAGGCAAATACTACGATTCGGCTGAGTACGATCGATACATGGCCATCGCGGATCTTGGTCAGCCCCAGAATTGTCCAGACGATGAAAGGTCTCCGGAGTATGCTGCATGGCTTGAGGCAAGTCAACCAGATCCAAGGACCGAGCACCTTATCGAGACTATGCTGGAGCCTTCATGGCCGAAAGGTTTTGTGCCGACGCACGAGTCTCTCGTCAACATATTTGTGACTACGCCGCAACGTCTGCAAGACCATTTGGAGGAAACGCAGGGCTTCACATTGGAGCATTTGACATGGCTTGTACTCGATGAAGCTGATCGCATGCTTGACAACCAGCACCGCAGTTTCCTCGAACTGCTCAACCGCGAGACTAGTCGGGAGCTGCACGTCTTCAGAGATTACTCAGGGAAGGAGCCTCTAGCTGCTCGGCCACCGAGACTACGAAAAGTTGTTCTGTCCGCAACGATACCTTCCGATGTCAAAGTGGAGTATGCATTCCAGCTTCGATTCCCCAAGTTAGTCATCGAGCGTGCAGCGGAAACACAAGCCGACTCTGGTGCGGAGGCATACCCGAAACGAGCGAATGCTAGCGGAGACGTGCAAATTACTGGAGAGCAACTCGAGCTGCCGCAAAATCTTGGAGAATTCGTTGTGCCCGTTGGAGACGGTAGCGAGAAGCCGCTGGTTGCTATCGAGCTGCTCAAGTCAAGGATATTGAAGGACATCCCAACTAACCTTGGGCAAGCAAAGAACAAGGCCACTGACGCCGTCGACCCTGATGATGCTTCCTCTGATTCTGACAGCGATGACACCGATGATATCTCGTCGGTCAGCTCTAGCGCCTCAGACAGCACGTTGGAGTCAGACTCCGATAGCGACTCCTCTTCAGGTGATGAGCCTACAGAAACGCGGACCAAGAAAACGCCGAAAGAGACCGATTTGTCTATACAAGGAGCTTCGATCACAACGCCTTCAAAGTCCTCTGCTCCCACAGTCCTCATCTTCACATCCAGCACCGAATCTGCCAACCGACTCACCCACCTTCTCAAGGCCCTCGTTCCGTCTTGGAAACCCTACATCACCACCATTCTCAAACGCCAACCTCGCCACACCAAACTGAAACCCAGCGATCCCGCTCTCATCATCTCCACCGATCGCGCCGGCCGTGGCTTAGATGGCTTTATGGGCAGAATGTTCACTCATGTCATTCAATATGATGTTCCTCGCAGCTTGACAGACTATGTCCATCGTGTTGGACGTACCGCGAGGGCGGGGAGAAGTGGTGAAGCATGGACTTTGCTTACGCATAAGCAGGCGGGCTGGTTCAAGGAGGAGATTGTGAGGAGTGAAGTTTTGGTGAGAAGTGTTGGCGTcgaggaggtgaagatggcgagagcGGACGAGGGAGTCCGAGAGGCGTATCAGCAGGCTTTGGAGAGCATGAGAGAGGCTGTCGAAGGCGGCCAAGGGAGGAAGTGA
- a CDS encoding uncharacterized protein (antiSMASH:Cluster_5): MHDMHCLNVLRKAIYFNKDYYRQFENDTLTPEWDRVSHVRHCLDNIRERIMCSADTRVIPTVWLSQEENYPLFGREHKCYSYDAMMD, encoded by the exons ATGCATGATATGCACTGCTTG AATGTGTTGCGAAAAGCAATATACTTCAACAAAGACTATTATCGCCAGTTCGAGAATGACACTTTGACTCCGGAGTGGGATAGGGTCAGCCACGTTC GACATTGTCTTGACAATATACGCGAGCGTATCATGTGCTCCGCAGATACTAGAGTCATTCCGACCGTATGGCTGAGTCAAGAAGAGAACTACCCTCTCTTCGGCCGAGAGCACAAATGCTACAGCTACGATGCAATGATGGACTAG
- a CDS encoding uncharacterized protein (antiSMASH:Cluster_5) → MHFSGVVALSGLMAVASALPIEEAPVAAKREAEPYFLGRTWTPPEAAENTKRDPYFLGRTWTPPEAAENTRREAQPTWTPPEAAENTKREAEPYFLGRTWTPPEAAENTKREAEPYFLGRTWDSTGGCREHQARRVMIDMLLENEMN, encoded by the exons ATGCACTTCTCTGGTGTCGTAGCTCTTTCGGGGCTCATGGCTGTTGCCAGTGCTCTTCCAATCGAAG AGGCGCCCGTCGCTGCCAAGCGTGAGGCAGAGCCTTACTTCTTGGGCAGAACCTGGACGCCTCCAGAGGCTGCAGAGAACACCAAGCGTGATCCATACTTCCTGGGAAGAACTTGGACGCCTCCAGAGGCCGCCGAGAACACCAGACGTGAGGCGCAGCC GACCTGGACTCCGCCGGAGGCTGCAGAAAATACCAAGCGCGAAGCGGAGCCTTACTTCTTGGGCAGGACTTGGACGCCACCTGAGGCCGCCGAAAACACCAAGCGTGAAGCAGAGCCTTACTTTCTTGGAAGAACTTGGGACTCCACCGGAGGCTGCAGAGAACACCAAGCGCGAAGAGTGATGATCGATATGCTGTTGGAGAATGAGATGAACTAG
- a CDS encoding uncharacterized protein (antiSMASH:Cluster_5): MSTSIAQLKHLLLHRLPHRTDTFLTHLSRLLSTASGRDALLCTAFYTLAFTHAQLLRILSRKYENLAETIAQNASKSLLPGEAFVATIEPPHLQLTETCVAVKSLGDAIDEVRTFWRLRGLVDIYAAARENYLRPSRDPVLKSIVWAKILAQTGYQFYENAAYLVKKGVLRSERFAKRETGWWTVSSQFWFADVLLEFVRLARVRQLRWNEEFGAQQVEKEGVVGVKSQELEEKWWLQLYSNLGWFPNAVHWGWYDGCEESPMNETMIGLTGFVPGFINLRAAWEATA, translated from the coding sequence ATGTCCACCTCAATAGCCCAACTCAAACACCTGCTTCTCCACCGCCTCCCCCATCGAACCGACACCTTCCTCACCCACCTCTCCCGCCTCCTCTCCACCGCCTCCGGCCGCGACGCTCTCCTTTGCACAGCCTTCTACACCCTCGCCTTCACCCACGCCCAACTCCTCCGCATACTGAGTCGCAAGTACGAAAACCTCGCCGAAACCATCGCACAAAATGCCTCAAAATCTCTCCTCCCGGGGGAAGCCTTCGTCGCAACAATCGAGCCTCCACACCTCCAGCTCACAGAAACTTGCGTCGCAGTCAAGAGCCTCGGAGACGCAATCGATGAAGTCCGAACATTTTGGCGATTACGCGGGTTAGTCGATATTTACGCCGCAGCGAGGGAAAATTATTTGCGGCCGAGCCGGGACCCCGTCTTGAAGAGTATTGTTTGGGCGAAGATTTTGGCGCAGACGGGGTATCAGTTTTATGAGAATGCGGCGTATTTGGTGAAGAAGGGAGTGTTGAGGTCGGAGCGGTTTGCGAAGAGGGAGACTGGGTGGTGGACAGTGAGTTCGCAGTTTTGGTTTGCGGATGTGTTGTTGGAGTTTGTGAGGTTGGCGAGGGTGAGGCAGTTGAGGTGGAATGAGGAGTTTGGGGCACAACAGGTGGAGAAGGAGGGTGTGGTGGGGGTGAAGAGTCAGGAGTTggaggagaagtggtggTTGCAGTTGTATTCGAATTTGGGTTGGTTCCCGAATGCGGTGCACTGGGGGTGGTATGATGGGTGTGAGGAGAGTCCGATGAATGAGACGATGATTGGGTTGACGGGATTTGTGCCTGGATTCATCAATCTAAGAGCGGCGTGGGAGGCTACGGCGTGA
- a CDS encoding uncharacterized protein (SMCOG1045:glycosyl transferase group 1~antiSMASH:Cluster_5~CAZy:GT4~BUSCO:EOG09262TO9), which produces MPYNIAMVSDFFFPQPGGVESHIYQLSSKLIDRGHNVIIITHAYDSPKRSGVRYLTNRLKVYHLPHWVVYRSTTFPTVFSSFPILRQIFIREQIQIVHGHASLSNLCHEAILHARTMGMHTVFTDHSLFGFSDAGSIMANKLLKFSLSDVGHVICVSHTCKENTTLRASLNPLAVSVIPNAVVPHDFRPYSPSEAENFKHRSKKDVYLPHPPDPSKLVGPGDPITIVVVSRLFYNKGTDLLISAIPLLLRLHPNLRFLIAGSGPKAIDLEQTLDSLPQQLVYTPSGQARVMLLGSIRHEEVRDIMVRGHMFLSTSLTEAFGTVLVEAASCGLMVVATRVGGVPEVLPSNMTVFVLPEVEDVVRGVTDAVGILTSKSVRRDKFHDLVKNMYSWSDIARRTERVYDLITGTPSAPDNEGYYDEEFKHYGLPAQHNISFALMDRLKRYYGCGVWAGKLFVLVAIVDYLIFCFLEIMYPREKIDVCKPWPKVVKQSFEEEQHGVGRYGSTKQKKRWKDPLRDGG; this is translated from the exons ATGCCGTACAATATTGC TATGGTctcggacttcttcttcccacaaCCAGGAGGAGTCGAAAGCCATATTTACCAACTTTCAAGC AAACTGATCGATCGTGGGCACAATGTCATTATCATCACCCACGCTTACGACTCTCCAAAGCGCTCAGGCGTACGCTACTTGACGAATCGACTCAAGGTCTACCATCTACCGCATTGGGTTGTCTACCGGTCCACAACATTTCCGACAGTCTTCTCGTCATTTCCAATCCTACGCCAGATCTTCATTCGGGAGCAGATACAAATCGTACATGGCCATGCTTCTCTCAGCAACCTGTGCCATGAGGCGATACTTCATGCTCGCACTATGGGAATGCACACCGTCTTCACAGATCATAGTTTGTTCGGATTCAGCGATGCCGGCAGCATCATGGCCAACAAACTGCTCAAATTCAGCTTGAGTGACGTGGGTCATGTCATCTGCGTCAGTCACACCTGCAAAGAGAACACCACACTCCGGGCGTCTCTAAACCCTCTTGCGGTATCGGTAATACCAAACGCTGTTGTTCCCCACGATTTTCGACCCTACTCGCCTTCTGAGGCCGAAAACTTCAAGCATCGCAGCAAGAAAGACGTATATCTTCCTCATCCCCCTGATCCAAGCAAGCTTGTTGGCCCAGGCGACCCCATCACGATTGTTGTGGTATCGCGGCTGTTCTACAATAAGGGCACAGATCTGCTCATCTCCGCAATACCTCTGCTGCTCCGGTTGCACCCAAATTTGCGCTTCTTGATTGCTGGAAGTGGGCCAAAGGCAATCGATCTGGAACAGACTCTGGACTCTCTACCGCAACAGCTTGTCTACACACCATCCGGCCAAGCTCGCGTCATGCTATTGGGTAGCATCCGCCATGAGGAGGTTCGCGACATCATGGTGCGGGGTCATATGTTCCTCAGCACCTCATTGACTGAGGCATTCGGCACAGTGCTCGTTGAAGCAGCTTCTTGCGGCCTGATGGTAGTCGCGACTCGAGTCGGTGGTGTCCCGGAAGTCCTTCCCTCGAACATGACTGTCTTTGTCCTTCCGGAAGTAGAAGATGTGGTACGCGGAGTCACAGATGCAGTAGGCATCCTCACTTCGAAATCTGTGAGGCGCGACAAATTCCACGACTTGGTCAAAAATATGTACAGCTGGAGCGACATCGCACGTCGAACAGAGCGAGTATACGATCTCATCACAGGCACGCCATCCGCACCAGATAACGAAGGCTACTATGATGAGGAGTTCAAGCATTATGGGCTCCCCGCTCAGCATAATATCTCGTTTGCTCTCATGGACAGGCTGAAGAGGTACTACGGCTGCGGAGTCTGGGCTGGGAAGCTTTTTGTCCTGGTCGCTATTGTCGACTatctcatcttctgcttcttggagaTCATGTATCCGCGCGAGAAGATCGACGTCTGCAAACCATGGCCAAAAGTCGTCAAGCAAAGTTtcgaggaagagcagcatgGAGTTGGGAGGTATGGTagcacgaagcagaagaagagatggaagGACCCTCTGAGAGATGGTGGCTGA
- a CDS encoding uncharacterized protein (antiSMASH:Cluster_5): MTDAMEVKSQDYERLIARVHALPRELMYTILEYKLMSTLEDEQLPVNNDIVSINFHYKPPWQLSFSPVSRRAVSAFYYGSFTFHTSLLPGLSEQLTRKWLASLSSKNRKAVTALKLVHRDKLRVFNSPPNGYSLARFKANTNELRQFARSWFVDAGFSEVNIDAVQWEVQFHEVTHVRCYKVWMTHEELDRMHDEIKNSDKSIADKFKSLRRRIGIDVVKEKWL; the protein is encoded by the exons ATGACGGACGCAATGGAGGTCAAGTCCCAAGACTATGAGCGTCTTATTGCTCGGGTCCACGCTCTCCCACGGGAACTGATGTACACCATTCTCGAATACAAGCTCATGTCAACTCTGGAAGACGAGCAACTCCCGGTCAACAACGACATCGTCTCGATCAACTTCCATTACAAGCCACCATGGCAGCTATCTTTCAGTCCTGTCAGCCGTCGTGCAGTATCCGCCTTCTACTACGGGAGTTTCACCTTCCACACGAGTCTTCTCCCAGGACTCTCGGAGCAGCTTACGAGAAAGTGGCTCGCGAGCCTGTCATCGAAGAATCGCAAAGCAGTCACCGCCCTGAAACTGGTCCATCGCGATAAGTTGAGAGTTTTCAACTCGCCGCCCAACGGATACTCCTTGGCTCGGTTTAAAGCTAACACCAACGAACTTCGTCAGTTCGCGCGCAGCTGGTTCGTGGACGCTGGCTTTTCTGAAGTCAACATTGATGCTGTACAGTGGGAAGTGCAGTTCCATGAAGTGACCCATGTGAGGTGCTACAAAGTGTGGATGACACACGAAGAGCTAGACAGGATGCATGATGAG ATCAAGAACTCGGACAAATCAATCGCGGATAAATTCAAGTCGCTTCGTCGTCGGATCGGTATCGATGTGGTCAAGGAGAAGTGGCTATGA
- a CDS encoding uncharacterized protein (antiSMASH:Cluster_5), translated as MPNPNTGEVNPRLEPTGPGPVDDNGPDRLTSTTAQKIPAGDVGSNKETEGGSENQEQTRKTRSAKNNDEGQDTAAKK; from the exons ATGCCAAATCCCAACACTGGAGAAGTCAATCCACGTCTCGAGCCAACAGGTCCAGGTCCCGTGGACGACA ATGGCCCAGATCGCCTCACGTCTACCACAGCTCAAAAGATCCCAGCAGGAGATGTAGGAAGCAATAAAGAGACCGAAGGTGGAAGCGAGAACCAGGAACAAACGAGAAAGACGAGGAGTGCAAAGAATAATGATGAAGGGCAGGATACGGCTGCGAAGAAGTAG